A window from Nitrosopumilus adriaticus encodes these proteins:
- a CDS encoding NAD(+)/NADH kinase, which yields MKLQKVAVVSKVGSKDSERAAKDVAKKFLAKNSTVYTISPIEVEGAIEIEDLSELKKIELDLVITLGGDGTTLRVFRNLQNETPILTINVGGNRGILAEITIEEIDDAINAILKDNFFLDKRIRVVASCGGVEFPPALNEIYISRVNLTKTAQIEIKFQNDTVTQKMDGVIIATPSGSTGHSFSLGGPILHESLNVLIITPVAPVYRLASIVVPDEKIEIICSHDCNIAMDAQVIKTAGYEEPIIIKKYNKPAVFVRLKKRGLRQMSKLGF from the coding sequence TTGAAGCTTCAAAAAGTTGCAGTGGTAAGTAAAGTGGGTTCAAAAGACTCAGAGAGAGCTGCAAAAGATGTTGCAAAAAAGTTTTTGGCAAAAAATTCTACAGTGTATACAATTTCTCCAATTGAGGTTGAAGGGGCAATCGAGATTGAAGATTTGTCAGAGTTAAAAAAAATAGAATTAGATCTAGTCATCACTCTTGGGGGAGATGGAACTACACTCAGAGTTTTTAGAAATCTGCAAAATGAGACACCGATTTTGACTATAAACGTGGGAGGTAACAGGGGCATTTTAGCTGAGATTACAATTGAAGAAATAGATGATGCAATTAATGCAATTTTAAAAGATAATTTCTTTTTAGATAAAAGGATTAGAGTTGTAGCATCATGTGGTGGAGTAGAATTTCCACCTGCATTAAATGAGATATACATTAGCAGAGTGAACTTGACTAAAACTGCACAAATTGAAATTAAATTTCAAAATGACACAGTAACACAAAAAATGGATGGGGTAATAATTGCAACTCCAAGTGGATCAACTGGTCATTCATTTTCATTAGGCGGTCCAATTTTACATGAGAGTTTGAATGTTTTAATAATCACACCTGTTGCACCAGTATACAGATTAGCATCAATTGTAGTTCCAGATGAGAAAATTGAAATAATTTGTTCGCATGATTGTAACATTGCAATGGATGCACAAGTAATCAAAACAGCAGGTTATGAAGAACCAATCATCATCAAAAAATACAACAAACCAGCAGTCTTTGTTAGATTAAAAAAACGAGGGCTAAGACAAATGAGTAAACTTGGATTTTAG
- a CDS encoding NOB1 family endonuclease — protein MDFRILDASAFYAGVPFGSAEDCYTTSLVYDEIKHIKKNQDALGTLLETNRLKIREPDKESTTAAVKAARDTGDYQQLSKQDVSIIALCIELNGEIITDDFAISNVARNLGLKISPIMTQGITDVGKWVHYCPGCRTNHPSGSECPMCGTPLKRKLLKG, from the coding sequence TTGGATTTTAGAATTTTAGACGCCAGTGCATTTTATGCAGGAGTTCCATTCGGATCAGCAGAGGACTGTTACACAACGTCTCTAGTGTATGATGAAATAAAACATATTAAAAAAAATCAAGATGCACTTGGAACTTTACTTGAAACTAATAGATTAAAAATTAGAGAGCCTGACAAAGAATCAACAACTGCAGCAGTAAAAGCCGCTAGAGATACGGGAGATTATCAACAACTATCCAAACAAGATGTGTCAATTATTGCTTTATGTATTGAGCTAAATGGAGAGATAATTACTGATGATTTTGCAATTTCAAATGTTGCAAGAAATTTAGGTCTGAAAATTTCACCAATAATGACACAGGGAATTACAGATGTTGGGAAGTGGGTTCATTATTGTCCAGGATGTAGAACAAATCACCCATCAGGAAGCGAATGCCCAATGTGTGGAACTCCATTAAAGAGAAAATTACTCAAGGGGTAA
- a CDS encoding sulfurtransferase, whose translation MLVSVNWLKDHQFDPDVVILDTRPKTMFLYGHISNAQSLSIEQVISFDEFGSNLVIEQEKIIELFSNLGIDETKTVVLIGDAMDPSVARIVWTFLYFGHDKTYLLNSNSSDLQKHGFELKLQTTTPKPAKFSPKINDQIRIESDFLKDHLTDFEILDARSPQEFMGGHLPNSKLIPFTEGIGYDGNLFRTKEFLDDLFLQNNVSKDKKIVCYCMHGHRASNLFLQLKIAGFENVKLYDGSFIEWTGKKLPLE comes from the coding sequence ATGCTAGTATCAGTTAATTGGCTAAAAGATCATCAATTTGATCCTGATGTTGTGATCTTAGATACACGTCCAAAAACAATGTTTCTCTATGGGCATATCTCAAATGCTCAATCTCTTTCAATAGAGCAGGTAATTAGTTTTGATGAATTTGGCTCTAACTTGGTAATTGAACAAGAAAAAATTATTGAACTCTTTAGTAATTTAGGAATTGACGAAACAAAAACTGTCGTATTAATTGGTGATGCTATGGATCCTTCTGTTGCAAGAATTGTTTGGACATTTTTGTATTTTGGACATGATAAAACATATCTTCTAAATTCAAATTCATCTGATTTACAAAAACATGGATTTGAATTAAAACTGCAAACAACTACTCCTAAACCTGCAAAATTTTCTCCAAAAATTAATGACCAAATACGAATAGAATCTGACTTTCTAAAAGATCATTTAACTGATTTTGAAATATTAGATGCACGAAGTCCTCAAGAATTTATGGGCGGGCATCTACCTAACTCAAAACTTATTCCCTTTACTGAAGGTATTGGTTATGATGGAAATTTATTTCGTACTAAAGAATTCCTTGATGATTTATTTTTACAAAATAATGTATCAAAGGATAAAAAGATAGTTTGTTATTGCATGCATGGCCATCGAGCATCCAATTTATTTTTACAACTCAAAATTGCAGGATTTGAAAACGTAAAACTCTATGATGGCTCATTTATTGAATGGACTGGAAAGAAATTACCCCTTGAGTAA
- a CDS encoding ERCC4 domain-containing protein, whose product MKLENLRIIVDERERKSGIPDLLKSVGMNLEMKTLPIGDYIVAPETIVERKSIRDLMASVFDGRLFDQCSRLKEHFENPIVLMEGNVDEIEEITENPLIFYGAISTVVLDFKIPVIPTPSAAHTAKLLVSMCSRKESHKGPYLKKIKKSSDLERQQLSSLCSLPGIGEKFAVRMLEKFGTPLKVFTATTSDLAKVEGLGEARAKKIKTVLDSKSKHLKKSNQKTLHDE is encoded by the coding sequence GTGAAATTAGAGAATCTTCGAATTATTGTAGATGAGAGGGAACGAAAAAGCGGAATTCCTGATCTCTTAAAATCAGTTGGGATGAATCTTGAGATGAAAACACTTCCTATAGGTGATTATATTGTTGCACCTGAAACAATTGTTGAGCGAAAAAGTATTCGTGATCTCATGGCTTCTGTCTTTGACGGGCGACTTTTTGATCAATGCTCACGACTAAAGGAACATTTTGAGAATCCAATTGTTCTCATGGAAGGAAATGTCGATGAAATTGAAGAAATTACAGAAAACCCTCTGATATTTTATGGTGCAATATCTACAGTTGTTCTTGATTTTAAAATTCCAGTTATTCCTACTCCTAGTGCTGCACATACTGCAAAATTATTGGTATCGATGTGTTCTAGAAAAGAATCTCACAAAGGACCATACTTGAAAAAAATAAAAAAATCATCTGATCTAGAACGCCAGCAATTGTCTTCTCTTTGTAGTTTACCTGGAATTGGAGAGAAATTTGCAGTAAGAATGCTTGAGAAATTTGGAACCCCGCTGAAAGTTTTTACTGCAACAACTTCCGATTTGGCAAAAGTTGAAGGATTAGGTGAAGCGCGAGCCAAGAAAATAAAAACCGTTCTTGATTCTAAAAGCAAGCATCTCAAAAAATCTAATCAAAAAACTTTGCATGATGAATGA
- a CDS encoding prefoldin subunit beta — MSSPQMPPWLQEQIMKLQQSQQNLQAVMTQKQHLEMEKAETEKALDELKKVADSDAVFKQAGTVLIKSKKQDLIDELEEKAEMAKTRATVLDKQEARLKESLKEQETKITEMMKGGSTNPTPPAEDNPRK, encoded by the coding sequence ATGTCATCACCACAAATGCCACCATGGCTTCAAGAGCAAATAATGAAATTGCAGCAATCTCAGCAAAATCTTCAAGCAGTGATGACACAAAAACAACATCTTGAGATGGAAAAAGCAGAAACAGAAAAAGCATTAGATGAATTAAAAAAAGTTGCAGATAGTGATGCTGTCTTTAAACAAGCAGGAACTGTTTTGATAAAATCAAAAAAACAAGATCTTATTGATGAACTAGAAGAGAAAGCAGAAATGGCAAAAACTCGTGCAACAGTCCTTGACAAACAGGAAGCACGTCTCAAAGAATCACTCAAAGAACAAGAGACAAAAATTACTGAAATGATGAAAGGTGGTTCTACAAATCCGACACCACCTGCAGAAGACAATCCTAGAAAATAA
- a CDS encoding KEOPS complex subunit Pcc1, whose product MTLNFSAKITVDAKDKTKAIFDSVNTDNEFYPENPVKTKIVFNKKIEILAESQQLAHLRANLNSTLRLIQASYDSIESVKI is encoded by the coding sequence ATGACATTAAACTTTAGTGCAAAAATCACAGTTGATGCAAAAGACAAGACTAAGGCTATTTTTGATTCTGTAAACACTGATAACGAATTTTATCCTGAAAATCCTGTAAAAACAAAGATAGTCTTTAATAAAAAAATTGAAATTTTGGCCGAATCTCAACAACTAGCTCATCTCCGAGCAAATCTTAATTCAACTCTTAGACTCATTCAGGCAAGTTATGATTCAATTGAATCGGTAAAGATATAA
- a CDS encoding 50S ribosomal protein L37, with translation MAKAKKSLKGLGARYGIKLRKQYTKIHLQLKEKRTCPECGSKTFGRDAVGIWSCKKCSYKVAGTAYDIKL, from the coding sequence ATGGCAAAAGCAAAAAAATCACTAAAAGGATTAGGCGCTCGTTATGGAATTAAGCTTAGAAAACAGTATACAAAAATCCATCTTCAACTCAAAGAAAAAAGAACATGCCCTGAATGCGGTTCAAAAACTTTTGGAAGAGATGCTGTGGGTATCTGGTCTTGTAAGAAATGCAGCTATAAAGTAGCCGGAACTGCATATGACATTAAACTTTAG
- the rrp42 gene encoding exosome complex protein Rrp42, with protein sequence MTSTSVLDDLRKSQILELLEQGKRVDGRALDEPREIRIETNAIPKANGSARVFLGDTEVVCGVKIQPDRPFPDTGDKGLFICTAELLPLSHPTVETGPPQPHVIELARVVDRGIRESHMVDVSQLVIEKDKSVIGVFADNVVVDYDGNLFDACSYASVAALLTSKTPKWNWIDDSPTLVEGEDTPLPITTIPVSVTMGKIGNHIIVDPNGDEWESMDARITITTDGDGNICALQKGGFDGFTQDEINQCGEISVRVGAKIREKLKQAQTAGQ encoded by the coding sequence ATGACATCCACTTCTGTCCTTGATGATCTAAGAAAATCACAAATTCTTGAGTTACTCGAACAAGGGAAAAGAGTAGATGGCAGAGCACTAGATGAGCCAAGAGAAATTAGAATTGAAACAAATGCTATTCCAAAAGCAAATGGTTCTGCAAGAGTTTTTCTTGGTGATACTGAAGTTGTATGTGGAGTAAAAATTCAACCCGATAGACCTTTCCCAGATACTGGTGACAAAGGTCTTTTCATTTGTACAGCTGAACTTTTACCACTTTCACATCCTACTGTTGAAACTGGACCTCCACAACCACATGTTATTGAATTAGCAAGAGTTGTTGATAGAGGAATTAGAGAAAGTCACATGGTTGATGTTTCTCAATTAGTAATCGAGAAAGACAAATCAGTTATTGGTGTTTTTGCAGATAATGTGGTTGTTGATTATGATGGAAATCTATTTGATGCTTGTTCTTATGCTAGTGTAGCTGCATTACTCACATCAAAAACTCCCAAATGGAATTGGATTGATGATTCTCCAACTCTTGTAGAAGGCGAGGACACTCCGCTACCAATTACAACAATTCCTGTGTCTGTAACTATGGGAAAAATAGGAAATCACATTATTGTAGATCCAAACGGTGATGAATGGGAAAGCATGGATGCTCGTATTACAATTACTACTGATGGCGATGGAAATATCTGTGCATTACAAAAAGGTGGTTTTGATGGATTCACTCAAGATGAGATTAACCAATGTGGTGAAATCTCAGTTCGAGTAGGCGCAAAAATAAGAGAAAAATTAAAACAAGCCCAAACGGCAGGTCAGTAA
- the rrp41 gene encoding exosome complex exonuclease Rrp41 — protein sequence MGGRDATMVLLDENGIRCDGRKVDEPRRIMIKAGGLKNADGSAYIEFGDNKILVGVFGPRDVHPKHMSNTDTGILRVRYHMEPFSVGERKNPAPSRREIEISKVIKEALEPAVMLEKFPRTAVDVFIEVLQADGGTRCAALSAASVALADAGIPMRDMVAACAAGKVADTIVLDVNNEEDQAGQADMPIGYMPSLEKITLLQLDGVLTPEEYKKCVQVGVDGCKIVYDIQKKALQDKYFGNGAD from the coding sequence ATGGGCGGAAGAGACGCAACAATGGTCCTATTGGACGAGAATGGTATACGCTGTGATGGCCGTAAAGTAGACGAGCCAAGACGAATCATGATTAAAGCTGGCGGACTAAAAAACGCAGACGGTTCTGCTTACATTGAATTTGGTGATAACAAAATCCTAGTTGGTGTTTTTGGTCCAAGAGATGTTCATCCAAAACACATGTCAAACACTGATACTGGAATCTTAAGAGTTAGATATCATATGGAACCATTCTCTGTTGGAGAAAGAAAGAACCCTGCTCCTTCAAGAAGAGAAATTGAAATTTCCAAAGTAATCAAAGAAGCATTGGAACCAGCAGTTATGTTGGAAAAATTCCCAAGAACTGCAGTTGATGTTTTCATTGAAGTTTTACAAGCCGATGGTGGAACTCGATGTGCTGCACTTTCAGCAGCATCCGTTGCTTTAGCAGATGCTGGAATCCCAATGAGAGATATGGTAGCAGCTTGTGCTGCAGGTAAAGTTGCAGATACTATAGTTTTAGATGTTAACAATGAAGAAGACCAAGCAGGTCAAGCCGACATGCCAATTGGTTATATGCCAAGTCTTGAAAAAATTACATTATTACAATTAGATGGTGTTCTTACTCCTGAAGAATACAAAAAATGTGTTCAAGTTGGAGTTGATGGCTGTAAAATTGTTTATGATATTCAAAAGAAAGCACTCCAAGACAAATACTTTGGAAACGGAGCTGATTAA
- the rrp4 gene encoding exosome complex RNA-binding protein Rrp4, with the protein MDNKRKYVIPGDVVTTGPFRPEQNVELQGNKIISTTIGISEIYDDSVKVIPLTGKYIPKINDLVIGKVISHTSLSWELDINSCYVGFLPAQDVFGRDFSAHADELSSKLKSGDLVAARIANFDRTRDPLVTISDRDLGKIDTGDLVKISPSKVPRLIGKRGTMIQMIEMATDAAITIGQNGWVVVSCESPEGLLKAKKAIEMVNEKAHVANLTDQVKEMLESKGES; encoded by the coding sequence ATGGATAATAAAAGAAAATATGTTATTCCAGGAGATGTAGTAACTACAGGTCCATTTAGACCTGAACAAAATGTAGAACTTCAAGGAAATAAGATAATCTCAACTACAATTGGAATTTCTGAAATTTATGATGATTCAGTAAAGGTAATCCCACTTACAGGAAAATATATTCCAAAAATCAATGATTTAGTTATAGGTAAAGTAATTTCTCACACATCTCTTTCATGGGAACTTGACATTAATTCATGCTATGTTGGATTCCTTCCTGCACAAGATGTCTTTGGACGAGACTTTTCTGCTCATGCTGATGAACTCTCCTCAAAATTAAAGTCAGGTGACTTGGTAGCAGCAAGAATTGCAAATTTTGATAGAACACGAGATCCACTAGTTACAATTTCTGATAGAGATTTAGGTAAAATTGATACTGGAGATTTGGTAAAAATATCTCCAAGTAAAGTTCCACGCCTAATTGGAAAAAGAGGTACCATGATCCAAATGATAGAAATGGCAACAGATGCTGCTATCACCATTGGTCAAAATGGCTGGGTAGTTGTTTCATGTGAGTCTCCCGAGGGATTATTAAAGGCTAAAAAGGCAATCGAAATGGTTAATGAAAAAGCACATGTTGCTAATTTGACTGATCAAGTGAAAGAAATGTTAGAATCAAAAGGTGAATCATAA
- a CDS encoding ribosome assembly factor SBDS has protein sequence MADYTLVRYSFEGEKFEIMVKPDPALDYRLGKKKDISAILVSDEIYTDASKGTRPTAEKLQHAFKTEDQAEIAEIILKKGDLNLTTDQRKKMIEEKKKQIVTFIAKTYVDPRTHLPHPPLRIEQAMKDGRVSIDPHKTVDEQVKDIVEKLRSIIALKSENLKLEITIPAQYASQSYAVLKSVGSLNKEEWQNNGSLKAILEIPAAARPNVIDRLGSITKGSATVEVMK, from the coding sequence ATGGCAGATTACACGTTGGTTAGATATTCCTTTGAGGGAGAAAAATTTGAAATTATGGTAAAGCCTGACCCTGCACTTGATTACCGTTTGGGTAAGAAAAAGGACATTTCGGCAATCTTGGTTTCTGATGAGATTTACACTGATGCTAGCAAAGGCACAAGACCTACTGCTGAGAAGTTACAACATGCTTTCAAAACTGAAGATCAGGCAGAAATTGCAGAGATTATTCTCAAGAAAGGAGATCTGAATCTTACAACTGATCAAAGAAAAAAAATGATTGAAGAGAAGAAAAAACAGATTGTTACATTTATTGCTAAAACATACGTAGATCCTAGGACTCATCTTCCACATCCTCCACTTAGAATCGAGCAGGCTATGAAAGATGGTAGAGTATCAATTGATCCTCACAAAACCGTAGATGAACAGGTAAAGGATATTGTTGAAAAACTTCGTTCTATTATTGCTTTAAAATCTGAGAATCTAAAATTGGAAATCACAATTCCTGCACAATATGCATCTCAATCATATGCAGTTTTAAAATCTGTAGGTTCTCTAAACAAAGAAGAATGGCAAAATAATGGCTCACTAAAAGCAATACTTGAAATACCCGCTGCAGCAAGGCCAAACGTGATTGATAGATTAGGCTCTATAACCAAAGGCTCTGCTACAGTTGAGGTAATGAAATAA
- a CDS encoding DNA-directed RNA polymerase subunit D: protein MDFEDFLQDLSSLEVISKDNQKIAVKLKGVPLQYANALRRVCLNGVPVFAIDTVDILENSSVIPDEGLAHRLGLIPLKTDLSRFNEPSKCDCKSETGCTNCRVMLVLDSGDSDVTRSVLSNELSSEDESIKPVSDKIPIVHLAPGQRIKVECYARLGRGTEHAKWNSANISTIIDTDKEDEKILTVESTGALNPEQIILAGVDEVSSKLGQFKETIDQIQE from the coding sequence GTGGACTTTGAAGATTTTCTTCAAGATTTGTCATCCTTAGAGGTAATTAGTAAAGATAATCAAAAAATAGCTGTAAAGCTAAAAGGGGTTCCATTACAATATGCAAATGCACTCAGACGTGTATGTCTTAATGGCGTACCAGTATTTGCAATTGATACAGTAGACATTCTTGAAAATTCTTCAGTGATACCAGATGAAGGACTTGCACACAGATTAGGATTAATTCCATTAAAGACAGATTTGAGTAGATTTAATGAACCATCAAAATGCGATTGTAAAAGTGAAACTGGATGTACAAATTGTAGGGTAATGTTAGTTTTAGATTCTGGTGACTCTGATGTCACAAGATCTGTCCTTTCAAATGAGTTATCTTCCGAAGATGAATCAATAAAGCCAGTTTCAGACAAAATCCCAATTGTCCATTTGGCTCCAGGTCAAAGAATCAAAGTTGAATGCTATGCCAGACTTGGACGTGGAACAGAACATGCAAAATGGAATTCTGCAAACATTTCAACAATTATTGATACTGATAAAGAAGATGAGAAAATTCTCACAGTAGAGTCAACTGGTGCTCTAAATCCGGAACAAATTATTCTTGCAGGTGTAGATGAAGTCAGTAGTAAGTTAGGTCAATTCAAAGAAACAATTGACCAGATTCAAGAGTAA